atggtgctgattttcaagaataagggtgacgttcagagctgtagtaattacaggggaataaagttgatctgTCACAGCCTGAagatctgggaaagagtagtggaagctaggcttagaggagaggtggagatctgtgagcagcagtatggtttcatgccagctaagtgcaccacatatgctatgtttgctttgagagtgttaatggagaagtatagggaaggacagaaggagttacattgtgtgtttgttgacttagagaaagcttatgatagagtaccgagacaggagctgtggtattatATGAgaaagtcaggagtagcagaaaggtatgtgagggtggtgcaggatatgtatgagaaccgagtgacagcagtgagatgtgcggtaggaatgacagatcagccctgagtcccttcctgttcgcagttgtcatggacagactgacggacgaggttaggcaggagtccccttggactatgatatTTGCTGAGGACATTGTGATCtatagtgagagtagggagtaggtggaggtgagcttggaaagatggagatatgctttggagagcaggggaatgaaagtgagcaggagtaaaacagagtacatgtgtgtgaatgagagggcaaatggtggacaggtccagttacaaggagttgatttggtgaaggttgacgagtttacctacttagggtcgaaggtacagagtaatggaggaagtgaaagagaggtaaagaagagagtgcatgCAGGGTgttgtggatggcataaagtgtctggggtgatctgtgatagaagggtgtcggctagaatgaaaggaaagatctataggacagtagtgagacctgctatgttgtatggactggagacagtggcactgacaaagagacaggtgagggagatggaggtgtctgagatgaagatgtcgagattctcatttggagtgacgaggaaggataggatcagaaatgagtttattagaggatcagcacatgtagcatgttttggagataaagttagagaagcgagattgagatggtttggacatgtacagaggagggaggagaggtatattggtaggagggtcttgaggatggaacttccaggcaagaggaggagaggtagaactaagaggaggtttatggatgcagtggtagaggatatgagagtggctggtgtgtcagtggaggacactcaggacagccAGATGGAGGAAAAtggccgaaagaagaagaagaagaagttaAAATTACATGAAGTCAAGAAAATACCCCTGACCATTCCACCccagtggaattgttttggcattatgggagatttcTGAGAAACTGATAACCAATTTCTGAGAAATTTATCTCCAAGCCCTAACAACATTAAGACTTCAATGTGGATTTTTGAAAAATGGTACAGCAGAATTTGCACCGGGGATAAACAAAGGCTACCCATTCTTGGGTGGTAGaagaatttttttggcattatgggaaaatTCAGACAAACAGGAAACCACAGTGTCAGAATTAAACAAGCATTTAAACATCATTACAAATACAAGGACTACATTTATGAAAAACATGTATAGTCATGGAGTAACACCCTTCCCTGAACATTTGCAGCATTGCAATACTCCATTATTGCTGGTAGTCGAGCCCTACAATAGACTAAAGACTAATGACTGTAGAGGTGACTAAAGACATTAAAACTATTttgttcagtgttttattgAAAACACTGTAAATTAGTTTAATCAAATAAAGTATTTATGTAGAGAAAGCGCTTTAAATAATatcaaagtgtttctctgtgcttagacagccttagtatgcggtgagcagcgaaataccgtaaaatcaagcATATAGGTGCAAtcagatttaaagcacggatgaatcgcaaaggcgcggatagcttgaccgcggtctccaagcgatcttgaaaagttggcaaccctgtatatatacattgctcaaaaaaataaagggaacacttaaacaacacaatataactccaagtcaaccacacttctgtgaaaccaacctgttcagttaggaagcaacactaattgtgaatcaatttcacctgctgttgtgcaaatggaatagacaacaggtagaaatgagggGCAAATAGCAAGACCCCCCCAAtatggctgatgttttggtcacttttgaatgttggtggtcctttcacactcgtggtagcatgagacggactctacaacccacacaagtggctcatcctgtcagggctggctcggatgccactccctccaccaccaggaggggcacccgagtcagtcctagacttgcggggcgtaatcagcaatgatctgtttcagctgtctgaagccttcttaaggaagctgtgggaaacagatcattgctgattcgttcggTTTTGCCCTCGCGCTATCAGCCTGCTCCTTCATTCCCCGAAGTTGCACTCTCCAAGTTACAAGGTGTCTCGTcgccgctctctctctgtctctccttctcttcttcgagattctatctcctgcgtcgctctgacctacctcaagttttcccaagtcTGTTTTGGGTTGTGTTTCGTGTTTTAACTCTCGCACTCGCGTTCTGTTCTGACAAACGCGGTTGTGCTGTTAAACGGCACTTGGATCCACCTTTCTTCTATCACTATACGCGGTGAGTACCTCCCAGTACTCCCGCGTTACACATCCAgtatggcacatcaatgcgagctgtggcaagaaggtttgctgtgtctgtcagcgtagtgtccagaggctggaggtgctaccaggagacaagccagtacaccaggagacatggaggaggccgtaggagggcaacaacccagcagcaggaccgctacctccttctttgtgtaaggaggaacaggaggagcactgccagagccctgcaaaatgacctccagcaggccacaaatgtgtatgtgtctgcacaaacggttagaaaccgactccatgaggatggtatgagggcccgatgtccacagatgggggttgtgctcacagcccaacaccatgcaggacgcttggcatttgccatagaacaccaggattggcaaattcgccactggcgccttgtgctcttcacagatgaaagcaggttcacacatgtgacagacgtgacagagtctggagacgcagtggagagcgatctgctgcctgcaacacccttcagcatgaccggtttggcagtgggtcagtaatggtgtggggtggcatttctttggagggccgcacagccctccatgtgctcaccagaggtagcctgactgccattaggtaccgagatgagatcctcagaacccttgtgagaccatatgctggtgcggttggccctgggttcctcctaatgcaggacaatgctagacctcatgtggctggagtgtgtcagcagttcctacaagatgaaggcattgaagctatggactggcccgcccattccccagacctgaatctgattgagcacatctgggacatcatgtctcgctccatccaccaacgtcacgttgcaccacagactgtcgaGGAGTTGgtggatgctttagtccaggtctgggaggagatccctcaggagaccatccgccacctcatcaggagcatgcccaggcgttgtagggaggccacacacaatactgagcctcattttgacttgttttaaggacattacatcaaagttggatcagcctgtagtgtgtttttccactttaattttgtgtgtggctccaaatccaggcctccattggttaataaatttgatttccattgatgatttttgtgtgattttgttgtcagcacattcaactttgtacagaacaaagtattcaatgagaatatttcattcattcagatctaggatgtgttatttgagtgttccctttatttatttgagcagtatatatatacactaccgttcaaacgtttggggtcacttagaaatgttcttatttttgaaagaaaagcagtttttttttcaatttagctaacattaaatgcatcaaaaatacactctataatgtggtaaatgactattctagctgtaaacatctggtttttaatgcaatatctacatagatgtatggagacccatttccaacaaccatcactccagtgttctaatggtacattgtgtttgctaactctgtaaggaggctattggatatttagaaaacccttgaaaacccttgtgcaagtaggttagcacagaaactgaagatttcctacaatggtgtgtactactcccttcagaggagagcacagacaggctctaaccagagtagaaggagaagtggaaggccccgctgcacaactgagcaagaagacaagtacattagagtctccagtttgagaaatcgacgcctcacaggtcctcaactggcagcttcattaaatagtacccgcaaaacgccagtgtcaacgtctacagtgaagaggcgactctgggatgctggccttcagggcagagtggcaaagaaaaagccatatctggctaataaaagaaaaagattaatatgggcaaaataacacagacattggacagaggaagattggaaaaaagtgttatggacagatgaatcaaagtttgaggtgtttggatcacagacgaacatttgtgagacacagaacaactgaaaagatgctggaagagtgcctgacaccatctgtcaaacgtggaggtaatgtgatggtctggggttgctttggtgctggtaaagtgggagatttgaacaaggtaaaagggattttgaataaggaaggctatcactccattttgcaacaccatgccataccctgtggacagcgcttgattggagccaatttcatcctgcaacaggacaatgacccaaagcacacctccaaattatgcacaaactatttagagaagaagcaggcagctggtgttttatcagtaatggagtggccagcgcagttaccagatctcaaccccattgagctgttgtgggagcagcttgaccgtatggtacgaaaaaagtgcccattaacccaatcaaacttgtgggagcgtattctggaagcatggggtgaaatttcttcagattacctcagcaaattaacagctagaatgccaaaggtctgcaatgctgtaattgctgctaagggagcattctttgacgaaagcaaagtttaaagtagaaaattatttcaaaaaaaaaaaaaatacattatttctaccttgtctgTAACGCGTTGTGGAGGAGACAGACACAACGACGTTCACAGAGAAACATAAACTTTAATTACAAAAACACGGAAAGCCCAGCACAAACGGTGCAAGCACGCAAATTCGGAGGcttacacaggcatgaactttagacaaagacgagcacaagacactgcgcgaacgcacattaaataggtgattaacacagacccttgtGATCtcaagacaaggcacaggtgatactacgaacacgctcacggacaacccacacccacggaagtactaatatggacataacagcacgcagacaacgtagcggcacgcccacagggaagggtccgggactgtcaccgtaacattgtcaatgtctggactatatttctattcattttgcaactcatttgataaataaaagtatgagaacacaaaattgtctaggtgaccccaaacttttgaacggtagtgtgtgtatatatatatatatatatatatatatatatatatatatatatatatatatatatatatatatataatatgtgtgtgtggtgtgtgtaagtaGATTCAAGTATATGGGTATGTATTTaagtatatgtgtagtgtgcgtGTTTCACTCATTTCCTGCCTTGATATTGTCCTATGTTGCACTCGTTAGCATCTGTGTATTTAAACGTGTGTCTCTGTCATTCCTCGTCATCGTCTACATTTGTGTAAATAAGCGTCCTGATTAAAAACGCTATTCTCTTGACATCCTGGAAGCTGCTGTCTGGCCAGCAAATTATAATAATACGCAATTATGAATGCGTATAATGGTACAGACTCGGGCCCAATGCTCTTTCATGCTGTAGAGTTTACAGGAAGCTGCGCTAAAGACAAGCACCCAAGGTTTTGTGGGTAGAAACATCTTGTTGATATGAGAGGTCGATGGAGAATGTCCAGACTGGTTTAGGTTGACAGGAAAGCTACGGCACCTCTACAGTCATGGTGAGCAGAAAAGCATCTCAGGGCAGATAACACCTCAAACCAGCAACATTACTAAAGACTAAACATTACTAAAGATCCCACCCACCCAGGACACAAACGTTTTTTTCCTCTACCGTCAGGACGGAGATACAGGACAATAAAAACTCAGACTAACAGGCTGAGGAACAGCTTCTTCTCCAGATCATCCATCACTCCCTCTGCATTCCCAAACCAAAACTGAAGAGGTCATCACTGACTACAGAACAATTAAAATAACTGCACATGTCTCCCTATACATACATGGAGATGTGTGGTGGGTGAGCAACATCAAGTGCCTCGGGCTCCACATCACAGCTGATCTCACCTGGAGTCTTAACACCTCATACCTTGTAGAAGGCCCATCAAAGATTCATATTCCTGAGGACACTTAAGCAGTCTGGGTTCCCCCCACACAACTACTAGTGAACTTCTATAAGAGCACAATTGAAAGTGTCCTCTGTCTCCATAACTATATGGTACTCCAGCTTTACAGTACAAGAAAAGAAGGATCTGACCCGGGTGGTGAGAACAGTGCTGAGGATCATAGGATGTCCACTCCCGAATCTGGCCGCCTTCAGAAGAAAGCCAGCAACATTACTAAAGATCCCACCCACCCAGGACACGAACGTTTTTTTCCTCTATCGTCAGGACGGAGATACAGGACAATAAAAACTCAGACTAACAGGCTGAGGAACAGCTTCTTCTCCAGATCATCCATCACTCCCTCTGCATTCCCAAAACCTTAAAAAAACTCATTTGCTTTTATCTTGCAATTCTCCCTCTGGCACTTTCGCACCACCAGCCATATACTGTTGCTACTGTTTTAAATTATGTACATGTGGGTGAACATGTAgttatgtatgtatgaatgtatgtatgtacatgtatatatacatggatgtaattttgatttcaaacgtgggggggacatggattcgtagctatttaaatatttggttttaaccgtaaaaactgggggggacatgtcccccctccCCAAATTACGTtcgtgtatatatatgtatatgtatatatgtatggtgtgtgtgtgtgtgtgtgtgtgtatgcgtgcgtatacgtgtgtgtgcgtatgtgtgtgtgtgtgtgtgtgtgtgtgtgtgtgtgtgtgtgtgtgtgtgtatgcgtgcgtgtgtgtgcgtatacgtgtgtgtgcgtatgtgtgtgtgtgtgtgtgtgtgtgtgtgtatatacttgACTGCTGCTATTACACAATTTTACATAATCTTATTGCTGCTGCTGTTGCCATTATGTGTCATGGTAATATTATTACTCGAACGTGATCTTAAATTTGTTTGTTGAATGATTTATGGATATATGTTGTTTTATGTGCGTGCGCTGTCTTGAGAGGAACCACTCGAAATTTCGTTGTACCATATGCAATGACAATACagtattctattctattctactattctattctattctattctattctatttgaGAATGGGGCCTGCGAATGAAACGAGTATGAGAAAGAACCAACGCTGAAATGAAACTCAAGTCCGCCCTGAGGGCGTTGAGTGAATATACACGTGGTTGGTGGATTCCACAGAATTTTAAGACCTTCTCACATGGATTTGATATTTCAAATTTGTTTCAGGCAGTTTAAAGTGCATCAGTCTCCAATTCCACATTAGAATTTCCCGGCTTTACAAGCAGTTTTAAATAGCGTCCGGTGCCGTCCCGTCGTGTCCCGTCCTGAACACTCCTTcgccccacaacacacacacacatacacacacgtacacactatGTTTAACTGACTGCTGTACTAAGAAATTTGAAATGTGCCAAACTCCAGATATCTCCTAATAAACACCATCAAGTCTTCCGTCGTAAAAGAAGTAACTGAACACCGCTCTCTCAGATGACAGTGGCTCAGAAACAATAGAAGTGAGTAATTCTTCTGGATATTCATGGGAAACGAACTAAACGTGACTTACTAGACACTTTAAAAGTTGTAACTGAACAGATGAAGACGAGTCATAAACTGATGTGCTTTAAGGACTGAAACGATGGGCACATACCTGGGCCACTGTAGAAACTGAATTAAAGCAttcacagaaacactgttaAGCATGATATGCACTGGAATTGCAGAAGGGAATTTCAGTCAgtgtattatttttgttatatatTTTCATCGTATGAAATTAAAACCGCACTAGTCGAATACACTCCATCGGGTTACACGTAATTGGAAACCCCTCAGTAACCCTAATGTTCCGACACCCTAAGATACAAACAAAAGGAAATGGATTCGAAGCAAGAACTGAATGGTAACCTGTTCGGTATGAATGACCGCTTCCCCAAACCAATTATTCATGGTAGAACCTGCTCCTcagtttaaaaatgaaagtgGTAGATTGTATATTGATGGCTGTCTTTATCACATCATCATACAATAATCAAACTGGCACTTCTTCAAGAGACACGTAACTAAGTCCGATAATTGAATAGGCAAGTCAGCTTGGCTGTTTGCTTTATGGTATCAGATGATCATCTCGTACTCAAACGGGTTCTGCTATGTGTTCTGATTGCATTATTGGAATCAAAGGAGAGACGTCAGACTGACTGAAATCTGTAACTCAATCTGTAACCCTTTGCATCTGTAACTCAAGAGAGCGGTGTAGCATAACACGGTCCTGTTCTTTTTTATTGTAGATACGTTGCCTACACAGAGAAGCTGGTGTAAAAAGAGTTACTGTAACATAGCGTCTTTTAAAAAGAGAGTTTGCAGATACTATTTTGATAATTGAATTTTGATCATTTGAATTTCGTCAGATCCTTGTTCAGATCTTTCAGATGCAGCTTCTAATTGTAATTCTCGATTCTCTCCAGTGGTGCACGTGCATGTGGATGAGGCCACATGTCTCATCTTTGCTGTGCATTTAACCCCACTGGACGGTCACGTCTTTTCCAAgcgttttatatatttttttaagtaagcCATCGAGCCTAAAATGATTAACTACAATATACATCCAGAGTTATTGTGCCACTACGACCCTGGTAGTTTCAGCCACAGTTCGGCCCAGGTTTGACCACAGTTCGGCTCCAGTTCAGCCACAGTTAGGCCCTGGTTTGGCCACAGTACACAGTACACAGTGTCAGATAGGAAAGACTTCAGGTATAATGTTCACCTgttgattttgagaaatatttTTAATCATTTTGTTTTTGAGGACATTTAGGAAAATATCTAATGTTTGCATGCACATTTATGCCCAGAGTACACACACCTGCTTGTCTGTccgacagtatgtgtgtgtgtgtacagaagtacacaaactcacacatgcagtcGCTCTCTGATGTATTACTGTCTCCTGACTAGTCTAGTACTACAGATGAAAAATACTGCACAAGCCTAAATGTAAACCTTTgtaaacaacaaaacaataaaataaatcaaatatgaatataaaaattaaataaataaacttaaaTTAAGTAAATAAAACCAAATAAATATAATGACCCCACAATGTCACAGATTGCATGTTTTTCTATCATGAGTAGaaagcacccacacacacgcacacacacacacatacacacacacacacacacacacacacacacacacacacacacacacacacacacacacgtatggacatgcacacacacacacgcacacacacacacacacgggtcaggCCACTGGGTGGATGCCTGTGAGGACACCATGTGGGGGACAGAAGTGCTGGTGGACTCGCTCCAGTGCACAGAACAGAACAGGGTTGGACAAGTCTGAACGTACatctgtatttgttattcagtccacacacgcacacacaccaaaaacatCCCAAGAGCCCATGGATGTTGTCTGGTTTTTCTTTATGGCTGCTAAGTGTTAAGAGGTGATTTTTCCTTATGCTTGAGCAAACATATTTCCACTCGgcagttgtgtgagtgtgtgtttgtgtgttatgtgGGCAAGTGTTAGTGGTAACTGCATCTTAGTGTCTACACACAGTATTGCTCTGCCTGGCGGACAACCCAGATTGTATGTCAATAAATATTGTTTCGTTTTTGTGACATTTTTGAAAGAACGACAGTAATGAAATGAGGGAATGATTTGCTAAACCACTGAGTGGTCCCATAACTCCCAACATTTCTATGGTCTATGAAATAAAATGGGCAGACTGATGTGGTGAAATGTGCAAATGTGGTACATTGTGGCTATGTGATTGGTTGTTTTTCAGTGAATGATTGCACTCATGTACTTCAGTGGCAGATGAAAGGGGGCGGAGTTAAAGAGATGAGAGGATATAGAGGCACATGCATGTTTTTGGAGGTAAGCAGAACTGAACCCAGATCAGTGGCAGCTCGAAGAACATTCGATTTTGGCTGATGAGCTGACCAACATTTTTGTGAGTTGAAGCAAATAAGCCCAATATGAAAAGCAACTGTAGGACATTCTTTAATTCACTTGTTTAACACTTCACAGAAATTCAACATCAAAACTTAACAATGTTGATATTTCAAACAATATTATTGGTGAGAAACTCCACAATCAGTCCGCTTTTTGACTCCCTTGTCAGTGAAGATCAGACAGTTTAATGGTTTATAGTTTCTCCTATTCCTTCTCAGTGAGGCCATAGAAAGAGAGATCAACTAGAGAAGTTTGATAACAACGCACGTCATACAAAAAAGAAATAtatcaaagaaaacaaaaataaaaacacaaaggtACTATTTGTACCGTGTCAATGAGTGTGAGTCAGTCAATAAGGACCATGGAATAACTAACCAATGGATTATTTGTAACAGATTTCAGTAGTGTTTTCTGACCTTGCTAACCTAGATACAAGGAGTTAAAAACTGACTCATTATAACTGATCTAGGATCAGATTCATGTAAGTGCAGATCATTTTAAATCCTATTGCAAAATGACAGCGTTGTCCTGCATCAAGTCTCCCGTGTTTTGACATGCATTGCGAATAATGTCAGGTAACCAGACTGGAGCTTGTGTCGAAAACCCACATTATAGTgagactacaccacacacaagaAAAGATTTTAGCATCTTAAATGTGTATGTAAAAAACCCTTTCTGTTCATGAGATGAACATGCATTCCTGACCCATTGCACATAAGATTCTTCACCCTGTTTCTAAACATTTGCACTTATTTCAAGTAATCTTACCAAGTGAAATGATCTGTCCCGAGTGGAGTGTTCTTTTTCTTTAAGAGTTTGACTTTTAGATGATCTGCCGTTGGGGAACATTGAAGGTACATTTCTCTGACTACGATGACGCTCTTTCGGACGATGCTCCCATCACTACCGCTGTTGCATCTAACACTCTCTCCCTTGGTCATCTCCACACCCTGGTCCTGGCCTGCCTTCACGTGAACATcatgacacacactctctcaaagGTCAACAACGTCTACTCACGGCTACGGGCACAAACGCTacacacatttaaaaaatcAGATAATAAGGCACCGTGTGGGAGGTTCCAGAGGGACACCGGCCGTTTCCTGTCCATCTTTATTTGAGTTCAATAAGAGCTCTTTGAGATAAAACACTAAAACACTAAAGTCCATTGTTGATGGTGTGACCGTTTAAGTGCCATGGACAAAACGAGGAGTTGTCTGAAGCCATTCGATGACTGTGGGTTCTACCCTGTCTTATAACCATGTGGACTGCATTTGTGTCTGATATGGGAAGTCTGTCCAATGGCTGATTGGTCCATGGCATCAGTGCTGAAGAATTCCTCTACTTCTGGAAACAGCAATTGGACAGGCACTACTTCCTACCCTCCTGAGCCCAAACTAGAGCTCCCTGGTGTCCCATCTCCATGCCGTCCGCCATCCACCTGGAGGAGCCAGCGACGATCgtctcccctcctcttcctctctgtttctccctctcccgCCCTCTGGTGACGCCCACCCGAAGCCCCGGCTCTCGTGTCTGGGCGCGTGTTCTGGCGCGTTCTCTCGACTCCGCCCGAACCGCCACCTCGCAGAGGTCCAAGCCCGGACAAAGAGAGTCGAGCCCTTCCTCCCCGTcgctctcctcctcgtcctcatcctcatcctcatcctcctcttcttcctcatccAGGAGCTGCTCGAACCTCTCCACCACTGGAAAaggcgaggaggaagaagaggaggaggtggaggaggaggaggagggctggGCCAGGCAGTGGGCCGCCCCCTCGTACACGCACAGGGGCAGTTGGAGGTACCGGCCCGCCGCGAAGAGGCAGCAGCACGTGGGCACGCAGTGGGCCGCCTCCCCTCTCAGCAGGCGGAGTCTCTTACGGTGCGGGCTGGGCAGGGCAAAGCAGGGTCGCGAGGCAGGGGAGGGGTGCTGCGGGGGGGTGTGGCCGTGGGCGGAGACCGGGGCGGGGCTCGCCACGGAGATGGCGCACGGCACTGCGGCTGGCCCAGGCGGGAAGCGCCAGTCTCTCTGCAGGAGGATTTCAGTCCGGAGTCGACGCAGAAGGTTGTTGATGAGAACAGAGCGGCGTAGGAACGCTTCCGGGTCGTCGATGAAGCGCATCTTCTCCAGAGAGAGACGCAGGATGTGAGCGTGCTCTTCCAACACCGGCGGCACCTATAAACACATTTTGGTCACTTCAATAAGtaagtatttatgtattttagtATTTAAGTATAATAGCGCTGCTTAGTGCTTGTGTGGACTATTGTGTCGCCACTCACGGTGTGACAGTAACTCCTGAAGGTCAGCGGAAGGTCATCGTCCTCCACATACTTCCTCTTAAAGTAAGCGATGCGGGACACGGTCACATGATCAGGGGCTCGTCTACAGGGAGGCTCTGAGCCCAGAAAGGGGGGAGAAATGAGTCCCTGT
The nucleotide sequence above comes from Brachyhypopomus gauderio isolate BG-103 unplaced genomic scaffold, BGAUD_0.2 sc43, whole genome shotgun sequence. Encoded proteins:
- the sertad4 gene encoding SERTA domain-containing protein 4 → MTLVLSMNPFCDHEAEAPPPHYQPIWESEHCSKSCVSTPTPSGGDAQELTDEPPCRRAPDHVTVSRIAYFKRKYVEDDDLPLTFRSYCHTVPPVLEEHAHILRLSLEKMRFIDDPEAFLRRSVLINNLLRRLRTEILLQRDWRFPPGPAAVPCAISVASPAPVSAHGHTPPQHPSPASRPCFALPSPHRKRLRLLRGEAAHCVPTCCCLFAAGRYLQLPLCVYEGAAHCLAQPSSSSSTSSSSSSSPFPVVERFEQLLDEEEEEDEDEDEDEEESDGEEGLDSLCPGLDLCEVAVRAESRERARTRAQTREPGLRVGVTRGREREKQRGRGGETIVAGSSRWMADGMEMGHQGALVWAQEGRK